In Danio aesculapii chromosome 17, fDanAes4.1, whole genome shotgun sequence, the sequence TTCTTATcagtaacgtttttttttttttttttactacccCTCTTTAATATGTAACAGAATAAGTTGCCATCATAAGTAATTTAGCTCTCTTTTTTGTCGCAATTGGATAATTATATGTCTACGTTCCATCTCTGTTTACGTAACAGATGACACACAAAATTCAGACTACTTAGTCACGTATGAATGCAAACAGAAATGTGCCCATGGTGGCTACTGTCATCTGTATGCAAAACTTAAAACATGTatgaaaaccttttttgttttgtagATACACTCTAGATATCtctaggtagtgctgtcgcctcacagcaagaaggatgctggttcgagcctcggttgggtctattggcatttctgtgtgcatgttctcgtgtttgcatgggtttccaaagacatgcactataggtgaattgtgtaagctaaattgtccgtagtgtatgtgtgtgaatgaaagtgtatgggtgtttcgggCATACGGTGtatgggcatccgctgcttaaaacatatgctggataagttggtaataataaagggactaaaccaaaaagaaactgaatgaatgaacactctAGATTCTTACAAAAATATCTAGATGTTCAGTTATTTAATTGCCATTGAATTTACTAATGTATAATTAGCAAAAACATCAATTTTCTATGTTATGTCTTGTTTCAGTAACTATAGAATGACTCTTGATTGTCACGCAATATATTGTAAATCAAGGCACATAAAGAAACTGACATGTGGAACAATGCTAGCTGGGAAACAACAGGTGGGCCAGTTCATGACTCTACGCTTCAGGTGTGGTGCAGTGTTGAGCTACACGAGGAGAATAGAAATGAAGCCTTTACCTGTTATTTGGCTCTTTAAATTCTGATGTTTGAGACGCTCAATGTCAAACCCAGACTCCACCATCTCTAAACTCGATCCCTGAACCTTGAGCTCCTGCTCCTTCTCCATATGAGCTTGAGTGATTGATTCTGCCTCCCTCTTCAAACACAAAAGCTACATTTTTAGTTTCAATTATCTAAACCATGTCTATCTTAAATTGTGTTTGTGGATTTGGATTCTCTGCTGTACTGTAAGCTGTTGAATTTCAGCCTGGTAGTTAATTTCCATTTGTTTTCCATCTTCCTCTGTGCTGGTCAGTTCATTTGTAAGATCCTCTATCACCGAATTCAATAATGTATGGTCCTGGAGTTTCTTCTCCTACAAAAACAACATCATGTATTAGAAGGATACAGTGCTGTGTTGTACTGCCAGCTCTTCTGTGAATCTGTCAGACCTCCTTGAGAAGCTCTCCATATCTCTTCTGTGTTTGTTCGATTGCCGTATTCATCTCTTTTACATGCTGCTCATGTTCCTCTTTAAGAGTTTTCAAAGATTGACGTATTTTCTCTCTTTCAGCTTCAAATTTTGGCCTGAGGATAAAAATACGAATGTGATAAAGAAAGATTTAAAGGTGACTAATGTAATTTACATGGTCAAATAGTTTAATGGCATTCTTTGTTTTAATTTGCAGATCATGTTGaacagaaattaacattttttaaaacatttaattttaatacatttattttggtatttttgtgttagaattaatgaattaaaaatataaatgtaaataaatcaatttacaaaagAACCTTTAACATTTGAACTTAATGTTGTGAGTAACATTTGTGTTTATTaacatttctgtttttaaattaaatgtaaataaaagaaaacaaatgttcaAAGTATGGCAGCATTTTGCATAATTTAGTAAACTTTTTATCttgaaaaaatttaaacaatttagACTTCTTCTCATACTGTAAAAAGTatttgatcaattagtcctgacagcatatgtttttaggtcattgtgacttgttctaacctaattttataagttacgcaagctgttttaaatcagttgAACATAATACAACTTCAATAGACAAAATTTtttaaagctgaatcaaattaactttaaggcaactaggattttttttttacagttcagtaattattaaatataaaatgcttCCTGTTTtcaaacaatatattgaatatattgtgAATAAAGCATCCTTTTGTTATGCAATTTGTTAATTGCTAGTTTATGGGGTTTGTAGGGTggcgagagagcttaacatgctgttACAAAACACATGTGATTTGTTTTcgtaatttgctggtgttttttttataattgcttgtgttttcttaaattgaagCACgctaagctctcttggccaccacAGGATTGtaaattaaaggtatagttcactcaaaaatgaaaattctgtcattttctcACCCCaatgttccaaacttgtttgtatttcttactttttttgtattttcttgttTTTCCTACAGTTtgacacaacagaagatattttgcagaGTCTTGAAAACTGGAAGCCATTAATGACTTCGACTTCTATagtatattttaattttcaacattctttaaaatatctttagttTGGAACCATGTGAGTAAatggtaaatacatttttatttatgttcaaattcaggttttttcatttttttatttctcacatTTTTTCCTGTCCTTCTAAACCAgcggtgcccaaactcggtcctggagggtctgTGTCCTGctaagtttagttccaaccccaatcagacacaacTGAGCTAGCGAATCAAGCTCTTACAAGACCTGAGGTGCTCAACCcaattcctggagatctacctttctgcagagctcagctccaaccctgaccaaacacatctgaaccaattaattaggacctgaacagcacttgataattacaggtaagtgtgtttgatatgggttgcgactgaaatctgcaggaaggtagatctccaggaacagggttggtcacccctgtaCTACAGTAGGtcttctagaaacatccatgcaggtgttttgaggcaagttggagctaaaatctgcaggacaccaaccctccaggaccacgtttgggcacccctgttctaaacTATAAGACAGAATATGATAAAATGATGATCAAACAGACCTGCTTATGTTGTGGTTGGCCAATTGACCTTCCAGTTCCAACATGGACTTTTTGAACACATCTGCACTGATTCTGAGAGACAAGCAAACAAATAGTTGTAAAGCACTATAGTAAAACAAAGCCACAATACAACAGACAGAGACAGAGCCATACATGTTAGCATCATGAAGCTGTTCTGtctcttttttaatgtttttgatttcATATTTAAGTTTTGCAATGGATATAATGTCCTTGTCCTGTATCAGTTTGCTCTCCTCTAACCTGGAACAAAGgaacaaaacaattattttaaatagagaaaatttTGAAGTTAGTCATGGTGAGAAAGCAGAGAAGAAATGGTACTAAAATGATGGATGTACCGTTTGGACAGACTGTTTTGTTCAGCGATCATGTCATCTTCCTCTCTGCTCTGAGCACTGAAGATGTCTGACAGTTTAGCGCACTGCTCTGATAGAGCACTTTTCACTTTCTGCTCTTCCTCCAGCTCATTCTCAATCTGAGGAGAAATCACAGCCCCGTACAGTGTTAGGTAACGCTTTCAGACCTTACTTATATTTCAGCCTGCTCTATAAGGGAAAGATGGCCAATCCAAGTAACCTCAAAATCATTGGAATTTAAAATCCTGTATTATAGGCacatattaatcaggggtcgccacagcacattgaactgccaactattccaacatgttttacacagcggatgcccttccagctgcatcccactatttggaaatatttatgtttattcaaaTCCAAATAAATAATGGTGACATGAACCGAGTTgattttcagtttagtttataGAAAACGGGAAAACACCAAAGatactttaatatgttgtgtgttttattagactgcacacaGCAGCATTAGAACAGAACCCTTAAATGcatttagtatgataaaacagaGCTGCTGCTTCTCTGCAAGATCACGAATGGAAAAACTGGAAGCGGTAGACTGTGGCATATTAAAAGCTCTGCTGCATTCATGTTGCATTGCTCTCATCTCTcatcagtagggccagacagaatctgcggacgttttgtgctatttctgcggagaattttggtaaaaaatcAGCAGATTACtgaggaattattttgggagtatcataactaaaaccttaatatatgaaataaaaagtaatatcttttttatttaatgtttacaatgcaaatctaattagattcactttatttggtaaacaaagcaagtctctcataatatatctactaaaagacagaaaatattactgtacaaactgcattgtacataaatcagatgaacattttcatattagtcaatattattactgaaatgaattaaaaaaactgaatatatatatatatatatatatatatatatatatatatatatatatatatatatatatatacacacacacacacacacacacacacacatttactcaagtaaataaacagaattaatgatgggctaaaaatctgcggaattctgcgtggGCAGATTCTGTGTTGGCCTactcatcagcaattgcttcagtgTCTCATTTCTATTTAACTGCTTTTAGTCTTAGGGGTCATTCACACCTAATGTGTCTTCGTTTCTAAAAACAACGGAGGCAGCAGTtcagaatggtttgaaaaaaaggCACAGCATAAAGCACGAGGGGATACAGCCACTGCCCTGCctctgagctcttctgattggtccactgctatgGAACTGTGATAAGCTGCACACTGTGTAAAAGTtatatcaaatcacttttattgtcacatcattagCAGCATGTGTACTATctaggggcagcacagtggcgcagtaggtagcacagtcgcctcacagcaaaaaggttgctggttcgagctccagctgggtcagttggcatttctgtgtggagtttgcatgttttctctgtgttcgtgtgggttttctccaggtgctccagtttcccccacaagtccaaagacacgtgctataggtgaattgggtaagctaaattgttcatagtctatgtctgtgaaagagtgtgtatggatgtttcccagtgatggtttgcagctggaaaggcatctgctgtgtaaaacatatgctggattagttggcggttcattccgctgtggcaaccccagattaaaaagagactaagccgaaaagaaaatgaatgaatgtactatCTATTGATCTGACAAAGCATCTAAAAAATGTGTCCCTCACATGCGAAGTGCTTCAAAAGACATCAGATGCAAATGTAACGGTCACACACATTTGTTAAGTgcgtttacattgaaaaacaacagaaaagtaGCACATTGGAAAGGAAAAACAGCTTCTGTGTGAACAACCACTTACTCTGCCTAATACTCCTATGATAAGTTTTGAATAattagctcatccatgaacatgatttatGTGGTCCCACaggatgtaatgaagatgacaactcccatgattccacacacacacacgtctcaaCGTTATCAAAATATGCCTTTGTTGTGAATAGTTACTCTCTAGAAGTGAAAATGACggattatataaatttaaaaattacataTTAATTGAACAATTTTAATTAACAATACTAGAGCGCAGCACTGTGCTAAGTAGTTAGCATGGTTACCTCGCAGCAGAAAGGTCACTGATTTGATTCCAGGGCCAGGAGGCCTTTGGGGCTGTTCAcacaaaatgagtttttttctttccaataagctacttttctattgtttttcaatgtaaacatggaCTTAATGAAAGAAATTCAACTGTCACGTGCAGCGCAGCTCATTACTGTCAGTTCCATAGCAgtgaaccaatcagaagagctcggaCGAGTCCTCTGGGACCGTTCACACAGAACAACTTTTTCCTTTCCAATAAGCTACTTtgctattgtttttcaatgtaaacatagacttgataaaaaaagaaattcaactTTCACATGCAGTGATTTTCATCACTGTCAGTTCCGTAGCAGTGGATCAATCAGCAGAGCTCAGAGGCGGGGCAACCGttgcaagtttctgtttacagTTGCTCTGTGCCTGTGTCCCAATACCCTCGTGGTTTATGCTGTGCtcttttttttcaaaccattccgAACATTCGCCTCTAGCATTTTTAGAAGCAAAAACGTGTTCAGTGAATGAgctctttctgtgtggagtttgcatgttctcccccgtgaCTGCATGCGCTTCCTCTGGGTACGCTTGTTTCCCTCGATATAGGTtgattggataaactaaattttaTGTTGTCTGTGAATGGGGGAGTGTGTGGGTGTTGTTGTACCCTCAGGGCTAGATTGCAGCAGGTAAAATATATATGCCAgattaattggtggttcattccacggggtgacccctgataatgCTGGGAATAAACTGAAGGAAATTTAGTGAGTTAATTAACAGTAAAAGGCAGTCACATCTTGTACCTTGTAAAACCAGTATTACCGTATACtaatctagatagatagatggatggacagatagctGGGTGTTCATACATCCAGACCAGCCGCACACATTGACTGCCTGAACTCTAGAACATCTAAGGGCCGTCCAGCACTCAGCTGTATTAAAGGTCATCTATGCACATTGTGTCTTTGAAGGAAAGCATTTTAAAAGCTCAATGTGACGCTGCTCAGCGGGACCAGTCAGAGGCAGGAAATCGATGCTTCAGATCTGACATCTAAAGACGGAGATTTGAGGGTTTTGATCCTTTCCGAAAAGGGTGTATTAAACAGCCATTCATTTAATATCAGGAGTTTCACAATCGCATAGACTTACCTTTTCAATCTGCTCCTGAATGGCCTGAACTTTCTGTTCAAATGCTTCTGCCAATTCAAGCAGTTCTCGTTCATGAAACTCCCTGTTGATTATGAATAACAAAGCAGATTTCTTTTGACCAAGGGCGAAGGAAACCGAAAAAGACAAATGTTTTTGAAGTGCTTTATGTGGGTTACTTTTGACATTCAAGTTCCTCTGTTTTGCCAATCGCGTCATGAAGCCTTTCTTTGCACTGAATTTCAGATGTGGTTAGCTTGGCAATGTTTTTCTCCAGTTGGGAGATGTGCTAAAAAGAATGCACACCATGCAAATCATCCCATATTAACATTACTGTCATTTTGGTTTGACATTTTGCAGTGTGTGTTGATGCTTACGTTTTCACATTGTCTCACTGTGTCCTCCTTGTCTTTGAGCTCTGATGTAATGCTTTCTGTCTCTCTCCGTGTTTCTGCATTGatttttctttgttcttttatCTTAAGAACAATTTGCTCTAGCTAAAGAGgcaaaatgtgtatttaacaACAGTCTTGGTGTGAAAATCTAccttgaaaaacaaacaaaatcaagtTCATATGCTCTGATTACCTCCTTTTGCACAGAGTGTTTGCTTCCTGTAAATAATTTTTTCCTCTGAATCCTGTTTTCCTTCAGGACCTGTTGGGCCATTTCCACCTGGGCAATTTTGTCTTTCAATGACTGGATCTCATTCTGTTTTTCTTTGAGCAGCATCTGTGTATCAGCTTTCTTTGCCAGTTGCTGATTCAGCTGATCAACGACATCTTCATAGTTTCTTGTAATGTTTTCTCTCTGCTGACTGAAATATAACAGACATAAGTTTCATTGTATTACTTGTCATGTTATAAAATATGCTGATGATTCGGTGATTGTGAGTCTCCTCCacgatgaataaaaaaataaataaataaatacaatgtaaaaaaaattatagagtcagaattctgaattataaagttagAATTGTGAGTTGTAAAATCAGAAATGCGAGCTCAGAATTCTAACTTTATAACCCAGAATTCTAaatttataactcgcaattctgactttattactcgcaattctgactttataactcacaattctgattttataactcgcaactctgactttataactcagaattctgactttataactcagaattctaactataactcgcaattctgactttataactcgcaattctgactttataactcagaattctaactataactcagaattctgactataactcgcaattctgactttataaatcagaattctgactttataactccgaATTCTAactataactcggaattctgactttataactcacaattctgagtttagaACTCCGAATTCTAACTATAACtcgaaattctgactttataactcgcaattctgactttagaaCTCCGAATTCTAACTataacttggaattctgactttataactcccaattctgactttataacataGAATTCGgcttataactcgcaattctgacttaactcggaaatctgactttataactcggaattctgactttataaaactcaaaattctgactttataattcataattctgatttaactcagaattatgactttataactcggattTCTTACTAAATAAcccagaattctgactttaaactTGAAAGTctgactttttaattttttataaatttattattctttttttatttattttttgtggcaGGAACGGGCTTCCATCCTTTTCTCTCCAGTtgaaagcaaataaaacaaaggACATGGTGATAGATTACAGGAAGGCTTCTCCTACACCCAAcataacaaatattaaacatttgGACATTGAAATTGTTGACATGCATAAATATCTAGGGCAATTTATTGACAATATGTTGACATTTCAACCTAACACCCAGGCTgtctatataaaaaaaagttcaaaagtttatagagagctcagggtatcttATGCACCCCGGATCAGCCATTGttactctgtgtttcagctgctgcAATTAGTACGGcatttt encodes:
- the ccdc175 gene encoding uncharacterized protein ccdc175 gives rise to the protein MATCLVTDFPAVRIVLEHLSELDKRLREEGVLFSQEASHHLTETAEAIKELESSRKTARERLEVETIETSKLRHRKGNLQDEIKSEIAVCVTAARESNAAELNRLRSELKAVVDDKQSMEDKQQLLEQENAALLQQRENITRNYEDVVDQLNQQLAKKADTQMLLKEKQNEIQSLKDKIAQVEMAQQVLKENRIQRKKLFTGSKHSVQKELEQIVLKIKEQRKINAETRRETESITSELKDKEDTVRQCENHISQLEKNIAKLTTSEIQCKERLHDAIGKTEELECQKEFHERELLELAEAFEQKVQAIQEQIEKIENELEEEQKVKSALSEQCAKLSDIFSAQSREEDDMIAEQNSLSKRLEESKLIQDKDIISIAKLKYEIKNIKKETEQLHDANIISADVFKKSMLELEGQLANHNISRPKFEAEREKIRQSLKTLKEEHEQHVKEMNTAIEQTQKRYGELLKEEKKLQDHTLLNSVIEDLTNELTSTEEDGKQMEINYQAEIQQLTREAESITQAHMEKEQELKVQGSSLEMVESGFDIERLKHQNLKSQITELENQKHLLELSVQKITRQTATLIHPKDDLKRELMTLREKHMEMLTANAAEISAVETNIYENGVMLERVMMENSRLHVCIELMKEEIMAAKEDKEKYIHEAEWMNEEVQSIFKSLIDTWTTDVLFTEESADQDQKIVDDINSLLERIQERKHHIGNINNKLEKELMGIRAMLEKTNYKSKDINN